The proteins below are encoded in one region of Nitrospirota bacterium:
- a CDS encoding NADH-ubiquinone oxidoreductase-F iron-sulfur binding region domain-containing protein, giving the protein MSVTTILLEGVPPDGTLDLAAYERAGGYEALRKVVAGLAPEDIVEEIKRSNLRGRGGAGFPTGKKWEMALAKRGRVKYVCCNASEGEPGTLKDRHLIRANPHLLIEGVIIAAYTVGADEAYIFLKDKFHEEHRILAGALDAARNKGYWGSSVLGSSFGVTVHLFRGPDAYIAGEETAMLESIEGKTPRPRQKPPYYPIQYGLFGLPTLVNNAETLANVPKIVLRGGAWFAAVGSPTSPGTMLFSLTGSVVRPGVYELPLGTPLRSLIYETGGGIPEGRALKAVFPGGPSQTVLTAKDLDVPLDFDSLKRIGSGLGTAGVMVYDDHTCLIRVAIEFARFYQEGSCRQCPPCELGTQNIADLLAKVENGEAAPKDLDFLVQVFGLVRGRGYCDLVSSAVRSAEGTLRLFRDEYDAHIAGHGCPFPQAVPRPKAL; this is encoded by the coding sequence GTGTCAGTCACAACGATTCTCCTCGAAGGCGTCCCACCCGACGGCACTCTCGATCTCGCGGCGTATGAAAGGGCCGGTGGCTACGAGGCGCTCCGGAAGGTGGTCGCGGGGTTGGCCCCGGAAGACATCGTTGAGGAGATCAAGCGCTCGAATCTTCGGGGCCGCGGCGGAGCGGGGTTCCCGACCGGCAAGAAGTGGGAAATGGCGCTTGCGAAGCGCGGCCGGGTCAAATACGTGTGCTGCAACGCCTCCGAAGGCGAACCCGGAACGCTGAAAGATCGCCACCTCATTCGGGCCAATCCCCACCTACTGATCGAGGGCGTCATCATCGCCGCGTACACCGTGGGCGCGGATGAGGCGTACATCTTCCTGAAGGACAAATTTCACGAAGAGCATCGGATCCTAGCCGGCGCTCTGGACGCGGCGCGAAATAAGGGATACTGGGGATCGTCGGTGCTCGGCTCGTCTTTTGGGGTGACGGTGCACCTCTTCCGCGGTCCAGACGCCTACATCGCGGGCGAAGAAACCGCGATGCTGGAGTCGATCGAGGGCAAGACGCCCCGACCGCGGCAGAAGCCGCCGTATTATCCGATCCAATACGGGCTGTTCGGCCTGCCCACGCTGGTCAACAACGCCGAGACCCTCGCCAACGTTCCCAAGATCGTGCTGCGGGGCGGCGCGTGGTTCGCGGCCGTGGGTTCCCCGACCAGCCCAGGCACCATGCTCTTCAGCCTCACCGGTTCCGTGGTGCGACCCGGCGTGTACGAACTCCCTCTGGGAACACCGCTGCGCTCGCTCATCTACGAGACCGGAGGGGGGATCCCCGAGGGCCGTGCGCTGAAGGCGGTCTTCCCCGGGGGGCCATCGCAGACCGTCCTGACGGCGAAAGACCTCGATGTTCCCCTTGATTTCGATTCGCTCAAGCGGATCGGGTCGGGATTGGGAACAGCCGGGGTGATGGTGTACGACGACCACACGTGCCTGATCCGCGTGGCGATCGAGTTCGCGCGGTTCTACCAGGAAGGATCGTGCCGGCAGTGCCCGCCGTGCGAGCTGGGCACGCAAAACATCGCCGACCTGCTGGCCAAGGTCGAGAACGGGGAAGCGGCTCCCAAGGACCTGGACTTTTTGGTCCAGGTGTTCGGGTTGGTGAGGGGGCGAGGATATTGCGACCTCGTGAGCAGCGCGGTGCGATCAGCCGAGGGCACCCTCAGGCTTTTTCGCGACGAATACGACGCGCATATCGCTGGTCACGGCTGTCCGTTCCCCCAAGCCGTACCGCGTCCAAAGGCCCTATGA